A stretch of DNA from Paramormyrops kingsleyae isolate MSU_618 chromosome 15, PKINGS_0.4, whole genome shotgun sequence:
AGTAGCCAAAGTCCTCTCCGGCCATCACCTGACAATTTCTGTGCCATGAAGTCCTCATCTCCATTTCCTTGCAGGCTTGTCCCGAGGCGTAGCTTTTATTCGGTTCGACAAGAGGGCGGAGGCGGAAGATGCCATCAAGAACCTGAATGGTCAGAAGCCGCCCGGTGCCTCGGAGCCCATCACGGTGAAGTTTGCAGCCAACCCCAATCAGGCAAAGAGCTCGCAGCTGCTCTCTCAGATCTACCACTCACAGTCTCGCCGCTTCGGTGGTCCCGTTCATCACCAAGCCCAAAGGTTCAGGTGAGATACCCATAGAGGCCCACTCTGTCATGGACACTTAACCCATAACTTCATCTAAAGTGTGGTCATTGAATTGTGGGCTAAACCCAGCTGTTGCTTTCTTCCCTAAATGAACACCCCCTTCCCATAGATTCTCCCCAATGAGTGTGGATCACATGAGTGGCTTGTCAGGTGTCAACATGCCTGGAAACTCCACCTCGGGTTGGTGTATTTTCATATACAACCTGGGCCAAGACGCGGACGAGGGCATCCTCTGGCAGATGTTCGGCCCCTTCGGCGCCGTCACCAACGTGAAAGTCATCCGTGACTTCAACACCAACAAATGCAAGGGGTTCGGCTTCGTCACCATGACAAACTATGAGGAGGCGGCCATGGCCATTGCCAGTCTGAATGGTTACCGCCTTGGAGACAAGATACTGCAGGTGTCATTCAAAACCAGCAAGTCTCACAAGTGAAGAAGCACGAACGACCGAAAGCTTGCTCGAGTTTTCTATGGAGAAAGCGAGAAGCCACGCGGTCTTCGTTTTGTTAGCGTGACAGATTCCGCAGcagttttcagttccttttatctaggaaagtgttttttttaatgctctgGGATGGAACTAATTTGCTCAAATGTTTCATTTCTGTCTAGAGACTAACTCGggtcatttttttcctttttttgaagGGTGTATGTTGTCTGTGAAAGTAGCAGAGTatttaaagttaaatgtaatttttgccTAGTTTAAGCAAAAAGCATGCTGTGTCAAAATCTGATTCCCTCTCGCCATTTGTAGGTTCATTCTTTGACCTGGACAAATTTGACACTGCAGACAGTAATCCTGAAACCCCTTTGCTCCTTTACCAGCCCTGTCTCTTTTCCTGGTGTTGCAGGGTTGTAAAAATAGAACATGCATCAAAAGTCCTTCACTATCAGAGCTGCGTGAGGAAATGAGTTTTGAGCATAGCATGCTTCAGAGGTTTAGAACAATATGAAAGAACAGTCTACATAGGTATTTGTGATACACTGGCAGTTGCATGcattttttatatgtataaaaaGCTAAGGTTTTGTAGGGGACCTAGTCAAGACTTGGAATACTATATAAAGGAGGACCAAAGAGACTGAAGGAAATTAAGGTGTAAGTGGTCACGGGCCATCCCGTAGTTGTTTACCCACTAGATTGGATTTTGCTGAAATGTTTAGAAATTCACAAGTCTGGTGTTTTTCCTTTCATTCAAACATTTGAGCATCAGGAGAGGTTGTTCATCCCTAATAGCCAGTTGTTTGAAGTCGGCTTTTGTTTCGTGCTCTGGAAGCTGAAAGTGAAGCTTTTCAGTTTACTGTGGTAGTTTGCCTTtgctatttttttgtttcttctgCATTTATGACCATtaaatttttgttttgctgacattttgttgttttttttgttttcttttgtttttattctttttctACAGGTATTTAGTTCTAGTTTTTGTTTACTGGGACAACATGAAGAGGACAGAAATAGGAAAACTACCATCCCTTTGCTTCCTGCTTTTAAAAATGCCCGTAGGCGTGTTACTATTGTCCATCGGACAGAGATTTACAGATGATAAATACATAACCTTTTGAATTGCATGATCTGTTGGTTTGTAAGCACACAGTGAATTAGTTTGTGCCAGCATACAATTTTATCCCGTACTGTTGGACTGTTAAGTGTTTACAGACAAACTTTGGCGACTCAGTTGCTGGGATCCAcctcaaaatgcattttttttcctttttaaagcTTAAGTACAGCTAACATGgtctgtaaatgtttttttacccTTGCAGATGAATTTCATGTTAATTTATTCAGTGATATAACGTAAAGACactttaaaatagtttttgcctCAGCTTTTCAATTAAAATGAGTTATTTCCCCAAGTTGAACCCTGCTGATAACCCAGCAACCTTTTCTTGCTGACAGCATGTGGGTGGACCTTTAACCTTGAGGTCATTTTGCATTATCTGTGTTTGTACTCTAGTATTGTTCACTGTTAAGTGTTCATAGTCGATTCCCTGTAGTTGACACCCTTATCTAGATATAAGAATTTATACATCTGTATTTTGAAAGAATAGACATGCACAGGTCGGCGTAGTTGCTCTCGTTCATAAAATTGAAAAGTTCTCCATAACTTAAGACGCTGCTCTAACCTAGCAGTCTCTAGAAACTTTCAGTTTTCCCAGTTTCTCCTCTCGTGATCACTCGTCATAtcaggtttttgtttttttgtttttggacGTTTTTCATGCATTCCTTTGATGTGGAAGAAATGTGTACCTGATTTTCCTTTAAGTTTTAAATAGTACTACTTAGTACTGTAAGGTTGTCATAGTCTTAGCCCTTcggcacattttatttttttaacattgcTGTATGACTTTTTTTAAGAACTGGATTTCATAATGTATCACCGGTTTTTTTAAAAACCCTTATTTTAAGATCAGG
This window harbors:
- the LOC111844619 gene encoding ELAV-like protein 1 isoform X1 → MAVRRGHIRYLKVCEVQSCQGNENREAQQHGSKGASSLKEVYDMSNGYEDHMADEPKDARTNLIVNYLPQNMTQDELRSLFSSIGEVESAKLIRDKMAGHSLGYGFVNYVNPSDAERAISTLNGLRLQSKTIKVSYARPSSDTIKDANLYISGLPKTMTQKDVEDMFTRFGRIINSRVLVDQASGLSRGVAFIRFDKRAEAEDAIKNLNGQKPPGASEPITVKFAANPNQAKSSQLLSQIYHSQSRRFGGPVHHQAQRFRFSPMSVDHMSGLSGVNMPGNSTSGWCIFIYNLGQDADEGILWQMFGPFGAVTNVKVIRDFNTNKCKGFGFVTMTNYEEAAMAIASLNGYRLGDKILQVSFKTSKSHK
- the LOC111844619 gene encoding ELAV-like protein 1 isoform X4 gives rise to the protein MTQKDVEDMFTRFGRIINSRVLVDQASGLSRGVAFIRFDKRAEAEDAIKNLNGQKPPGASEPITVKFAANPNQAKSSQLLSQIYHSQSRRFGGPVHHQAQRFRFSPMSVDHMSGLSGVNMPGNSTSGWCIFIYNLGQDADEGILWQMFGPFGAVTNVKVIRDFNTNKCKGFGFVTMTNYEEAAMAIASLNGYRLGDKILQVSFKTSKSHK
- the LOC111844619 gene encoding ELAV-like protein 1 isoform X2 — protein: MAVRRGHIRYLKEVYDMSNGYEDHMADEPKDARTNLIVNYLPQNMTQDELRSLFSSIGEVESAKLIRDKMAGHSLGYGFVNYVNPSDAERAISTLNGLRLQSKTIKVSYARPSSDTIKDANLYISGLPKTMTQKDVEDMFTRFGRIINSRVLVDQASGLSRGVAFIRFDKRAEAEDAIKNLNGQKPPGASEPITVKFAANPNQAKSSQLLSQIYHSQSRRFGGPVHHQAQRFRFSPMSVDHMSGLSGVNMPGNSTSGWCIFIYNLGQDADEGILWQMFGPFGAVTNVKVIRDFNTNKCKGFGFVTMTNYEEAAMAIASLNGYRLGDKILQVSFKTSKSHK
- the LOC111844619 gene encoding ELAV-like protein 1 isoform X3; its protein translation is MSFAVCSAASGRWSLPSSSVIRWQVSYARPSSDTIKDANLYISGLPKTMTQKDVEDMFTRFGRIINSRVLVDQASGLSRGVAFIRFDKRAEAEDAIKNLNGQKPPGASEPITVKFAANPNQAKSSQLLSQIYHSQSRRFGGPVHHQAQRFRFSPMSVDHMSGLSGVNMPGNSTSGWCIFIYNLGQDADEGILWQMFGPFGAVTNVKVIRDFNTNKCKGFGFVTMTNYEEAAMAIASLNGYRLGDKILQVSFKTSKSHK